One window of the Xiphophorus hellerii strain 12219 chromosome 15, Xiphophorus_hellerii-4.1, whole genome shotgun sequence genome contains the following:
- the vipas39 gene encoding spermatogenesis-defective protein 39 homolog yields the protein MMKSKADEEDYWNSSKYNAFTFDDADDELSALKETKKAVNSIGPLLAEDGEEDWERVSWSGEPVGSISWSVKEMAASNQRADREPAFPKISTETPSLSKSQSGISLSSLFKGKPKGGNLQTFNDVLGDSSLRLYTPELRKPKSEYKDLVSDWSAEETVQRLQQGKGVTLEKFRSLQDKLLLLDLAVAAHDGNAITAVLIYLKRTLCKEVLFRELESRQTALRHFIHYLTESREQRLLLELLRALGRTEEAALLQYKDYKNIADENKRRDFLKSCLSLQFGSEDGNHVQDHYTLLERQIIIEAADRKAEREGKLEVFQKFPRKASILNMPLITTLYYCCFYHYNESEGTFSSPLNVRQTFKISEKQYFTTALAARAKLKNWMDVDAMFNSRNWLGFSKKKSPLSFQRVVDILQKNSAPTRVLQEYVGLVSDAELRIGLAQKHKCHDIVINTYRDMKDRQQLAEYRKKVERGSAEERKIDELLSNQQIRWKN from the exons ATGATGAAGAGTAAGGCGGACGAGGAAGACTACTGGAACAGCAGCAAGTACAACGCCTTCACTTTCGATGATGCAGATGATGAGCTGAGCGCG CTGAAGGAGACCAAGAAGGCGGTAAACAGCATCGGCCCCCTGCTGGCCGAAGACGGCGAGGAAGACTGGGAGCGGGTCAGCTGGAGCGGAGAACCTGTCGGCA GTATATCATGGTCAGTCAAAGAGATGGCGGCGTCCAATCAGAGGGCAGACAGAGAGCCCGCCTTCCCCAAGATCTCCACAGAAACGCCGTCGCTCAGCAAGAGCCAGTCGGGCATTTCTCTGAGTTCTCTGTTCAAAG GGAAACCAAAAGGAGGAAACCTGCAGACCTTCAACGACG TCCTCGGCGACTCGTCGCTACGCCTCTACACTCCTGAGCTCCGAAAACCCAAATCAGAGTACAAG GATCTGGTCAGCGATTGGTCGGCAGAGGAGACGGTTCAGAGGCTGCAGCAGGGGAAG GGCGTGACTCTGGAGAAGTTTCGCTCCCTGCAggacaaactgctgctgctggacctgGCCGTCGCCGCCCACGACGGGAACGCCATCACTGCC GTTCTGATCTACCTGAAGAGGACGCTGTGTAAAG AGGTTTTATTCCGGGAGCTGGAGTCCAGGCAGACGGCGCTGAGGCACTTCATCCACTACCTGACAGAGAGCCGAGAGCAGaggctgctgctggagctgctgag GGCGTTGGGCCGGACGGAGGAAGCTGCT CTGCTGCAGTATAAAGACTACAAGAACATAGCGGATGAGAACAAGAGGCGGGACTTCCTGAAGAGCTGCCTGAG CCTCCAGTTTGGCAGCGAAGATGGAAATCACGTTCAGGATCACTACACCCTGCTGGAGCGGCAGATCATCATCgag GCGGCGGACCGGAAGGCGGAGCGGGAAGGAAAGCTGGAAGTCTTCCAGAAGTTTCCCAGAAAAGCCTCCATCCTCAACATGCCGCTCATCACCACCCTGTACTACTGCTGCTTCTACCACTACAACGAGTCGGAG gGAACCTTCAGCAGCCCACTCAACGTCCGGCAGACATTCAAG ATCTCGGAGAAGCAGTACTTCACGACGGCGCTGGCGGCGCGGGCCAAGCTGAAGAACTGGATGGACGTGGACGCCATGTTTAACTCCAGGAACTGGCTCGGCTTCTCCAAGAAGAAATCTCCGCTCAGCTTCCAGCGCGTCGTCGACATCCTGCAGAAAAACTCCGCCCCCACGCGG GTGCTACAGGAATACGTCGGACTCGTTAGCGACGCGGAGCTCAGGATCGGATTGGCTCAGAAACATAAATGCCACGACATCGTCATCAAC ACGTACCGAGACATGAAGGACCGGCAGCAGCTGGCGGAGTACCGGAAGAAGGTGGAGCGCGGATCGGCGGAGGAGCGGAAGATCGACGAGTTGCTCAGCAAccag CAAATCCGATGGAAAAACTGA
- the LOC116733936 gene encoding activator of 90 kDa heat shock protein ATPase homolog 1-like, with product MAKWGEGDPRWIVEERADATNVNNWHWTERDVTAWSSDRLRQLLLGVRVEGSEGVCEVTEVSRLDGEASINNRKGKLFFFYEFQLRANWLGTSCSGLKYRGTIDVPNLSDENDEDDLDISVSLCKDQPSTPLLDLMKRSGGKEVRRVLGQYVRDLKSDFSQGMILPTADGQKPSTPLASKKNQVKSSKTQVSSDARRSSSPATCPTGVRIQTCSFSLRETFQTSADELYRTFINQEFVQVFTRSAATVDARRGGKFLLLDGSVSGEFTELVPDQRIEMRWRFRTWPSEHCATIRLELVDRGDETELELEGRGVPAGEEETTREGWRRFYLQAIKQTFGY from the exons ATGGCCAAGTGGGGGGAAGGGGACCCTCGGTGGATCGTTGAGGAAAGAGCTGATGCCACCAACGTCAACAACTGGCACTG GACGGAGCGGGACGTCACGGCCTGGTCCTCGGACCGCCTCCGTCAGCTGCTGCTGGGCGTCCGGGTGGAGGGGTCAGAGGGCGTCTGCGAGGTCACAGAGGTCAGCAGGCTGGACGGAGAGGCGTCCATCAACAACCGCAAAGGAaaactcttcttcttctatgaGTTCCAACTGAGGGCCAACTGGTTAG GGACGTCCTGCAGTGGACTGAAGTACCGAGGGACCATTGACGTCCCCAACCTGTCCGATGAGAACGATGAAGACGACCTTGAC ATCTCGGTGTCTCTGTGTAAGGACCAGCCCAGCACCCCACTGCTGGACCTGATGAAGAGGTCTGGTGGTAAGGAGGTCCGCAGGGTTCTGGGCCAGTACGTCCGTGACCTTAAATCAG ATTTCAGTCAGGGGATGATCCTTCCCACTGCTGACGGGCAGAAACCATCCACACCTCTGGCGAGCAAGAAGAACCAGGTCAAATCCAGTAAAACTCAG GTTAGCTCAGACGCTAGGCGCTCATCCAGCCCGGCTACCTGTCCCACAGGTGTTCGCATCCAGACCTGCAGCTTCAGTCTGAGGGAAACGTTCCAGACCTCTGCTGATGAACTCTACAGGACCTTCATCAACCAGGAG TTTGTTCAGGTGTTTACACGCTCAGCAGCGACTGTTGACGCCCGGCGAGGAGGAAAGTTCCTTCTTCTTGACGGCAGCGTCAGTGGAGAGTTCACAGAGCTG GTTCCAGACCAGAGGATTGAGATGAGGTGGCGCTTCAGGACTTGGCCCAGCG AGCACTGCGCCACCATCAGGCTGGAGCTGGTAGACAGAGGAGACGAGacggagctggagctggagggCCGAGGAGTTCCTGCTGGAGAGGAGGAGACCACCAGGGAGGGCTGGAGGCGCTTTTACCTGCAGGCCATCAAACAAACCTTTGGATACTGA
- the hivep2a gene encoding transcription factor HIVEP2a: MEAQEAAAHGQKCLTKEIMKEKAPLERKWASEPTANTKQSTFSDPEVKHRESLPCGATGGSAPHQKYGIPGNSAKMLSGSSAVGAIGGSPSQDPQGPFAQGFQRGYFHLAQPYPQHPQSERFVSGAKPQPGLEPHAWPFVGQLPSDDLYPVGHPGHTHPHGAGRFPRQKSPSLPSSFGQYSHSGSEPGEEGYSKKEQKPKKPGKYLCPYCNRACAKPSVLKKHIRSHTGERPYPCIPCGFSFKTKSNLYKHRKSHAHAIKAGLVPFSSEPSVAPSGDTDQASPAGEAEVPSDGEQSTDTDEEGVETSTMLMDKDSPIPQISFEADKNGGSAEPAYADSAEELPIGSMKVPILIFPKPGGVPPTGMECPPFHDIKGSHRMLGSQAGGRARSLDDSPNAKQRLALRLIDKEGQNSDPGMTQSLNLLSPHSKGSTDSGYFSPFDSAELQIGTPNTNVKTYEEIMFGRTWYNRPNSRSRQSITVNLVGADPNTLATLKQAGTLSDMGKIVEDPVSFTRNIPMCGEAKQYPTGPCQSSTGLLEPPSDSGTLIRSNSMPTPSPPNLSAPPGIRGSVSFDNMVAPDDVFYPPGHPRLRRQGAFEQSGNDAHIGEAEGYGHMAKNFVSSLGMKISERSPGVPENIAYSPYGTKVSMSEIATRKRRKEKSVGDDEDSPGHCDSSCSGSVEMMGDYEFKQGSFDGSRATPIGKGSLHSAHSQSDSFDTCPSMCSEDIALVPDLECRKATRGSVIQHTGIVSRPNSFEKSESFDQTGYQSADKVPSSQYSEQSDNDIFEDALSPESALLKSDSMDQQASCELAPLSASSAAASPGQPYPNSQRLVRQPNIQVPEIRVTEEPDKPEKDTEVPASKEPERQQQHVEEFQLPQRSDTLSQMPTEKLPPKKKRLRLADMEHSSGESSFESTCTSLSRSPSQESNLSHSSSLSMSFDRDEGPKSVSPTKQDDSMTSGGAKQSEFLTVPGSGYSSHHQQREMRRSSSEQAPCTLPTELPEMRSKSFDYGNLPSSRQGEMYTSVSAMKERRRGYLVRQASLSVYPETVLQEAVAPEISIKQENLEHGIWASPTGSPHSSIDLPSRTKRPASSTGGLGSHQQFHQHSLQQSISEDSLQDEPIYGRSQQHRLQAQSSSSEGEHPGLEAMSKDLPHQYQNAAPLISISQPGLFWSQESEQRQQQTLQAQQQLLKLHIRSQGSLAGHPQTYDGKQDGSQIYSSSISGRTQQQQSLGPLSSKHSLPGSTAALLLPQVQPVFATQNPGSQASLPGLLVPVRIQTNVPSFGNAMYTSVSQLMASYGCGVQALDSDGSGTPNMSPPLVNIGKPAGGVGGGMSGAGFNLSLLLGQVDVAGLRFPPPEQQVNTGIPLSLTSGTISTTDASASNMVASKRMLSPTSSLERFFETKQQKRVKEERMYGQIVKEMGAVELSGAEHTSKKQGRGLKTEESVDDSERMSSSPPISDFPVAAKIAIPVRSPAPHLSDVPRVESFTPPLQIITDRSPAPGGRDSPEELDVDEAPPRCGSSPEPMLSSNDAEDAKKQPTTPKLFVEAGAQQLFQFPSLRTMSRVSWCFRSYTKPNSTPATAHSSVYSSWCVSSYNPNPLHLSTKAALALLRSKQRTNTDLMYTVAAIAPSSSGKLVSSVAWKLRFDQLKPELMPVDVSHFGRKMKGVASWDRSKEEQVEKEVSIKQPAAEPTRIKIFEGGYKSNEDYVYVRGRGRGKYICEECGIRCKKPSMLKKHIRTHTDVRPYVCKFCNFAFKTKGNLTKHMKSKAHMKKCLELGVSMSSVEDGEADDGELGEEGQRSSEKVSRGVVADHQFSDADESDGGEDDGDEVDDEDDDEDDYDGDSTPKTRSRSTSPQPYALPAMSITAVAAAHGAPQLPHQGAPDLLGHSSRPPLFGYFTTVPSIQITPQAPPPERAPAEHHRGAERSRLLAPPSSSMDEDLPVPSPDFSSPSSRLSSPGLDLSGCPSPGSPSSSPSTCHYLSPRRDISPLRHVSPKRDLGVGGYRRDLSPRRGHLSVLSPLSRPTSPGGRDYKRDLSPRGRHRGMIRPLSPRRGLYHQSPHSGARSPRANHQMGVAAQGDFPLGRRSTTAEMEKDLRPGSSSPSERDHGSARCFQSGPPHQVLFSHLPTHSQLQVRSPFPMIPIGGIQMVHSVPTSATTLLGQQGAPPATERGRRGGERLEGGGVRDEVGGVRLEQEESIHTCTKAIASLCLDPQCVEGGRAASASSASCPDSHQQQQQRCSSPHPPAIQHFSGLELRPSSSSSPAPLPPSPAPDSRAATEEKEAEKKDAS, translated from the exons ATGGAGGCCCAGGAAGCAGCTGCCCATGGGCAAAAATGCTTGACCAAGGAAATCATGAAGGAGAAAGCACCTCTGGAGAGAAAGTGGGCATCTGAGCCTactgcaaacacaaaacagagcACTTTTTCTGATCCAGAAGTGAAACATCGAGAGAGTTTGCCCTGTGGGGCAACGGGAGGATCAGCGCCCCATCAAAAGTATGGGATACCAGGCAATTCTGCAAAGATGCTATCTGGATCTTCTGCAGTTGGGGCAATAGGGGGTTCACCATCCCAAGACCCCCAAGGACCTTTTGCACAAGGTTTTCAAAGGGGGTACTTCCATTTGGCCCAGCCGTACCCTCAGCATCCCCAATCTGAACGCTTCGTCTCTGGAGCTAAACCACAGCCCGGCCTGGAGCCGCATGCCTGGCCGTTTGTTGGTCAGTTGCCCTCAGATGACTTATACCCTGTAGGACATCCAGGCCATACTCATCCACACGGGGCAGGGAGGTTTCCCAGGCAAAAATCTCCTAGTTTACCAAGCTCGTTTGGACAGTACTCCCACTCCGGCTCTGAGCCTGGGGAGGAGGGCTAcagcaaaaaagagcaaaagccAAAAAAGCCTGGGAAGTACCTCTGTCCCTACTGTAATCGAGCATGCGCCAAGCCCAGTGTACTGAAGAAGCACATCCGATCGCATACCGGAGAGCGGCCATATCCATGCATACCCTGCGGCTTTTCCTTTAAAACCAAAAGCAACCTTTACAAGCACCGCAAGTCCCACGCTCACGCCATTAAAGCTGGACTGGTGCCATTTTCATCTGAGCCATCTGTGGCCCCCAGTGGAGACACGGATCAGGCATCCCCAGCTGGTGAGGCAGAGGTGCCCTCAGACGGAGAGCAGAGTACGGACACAGATGAGGAGGGTGTTGAGACCTCCACCATGTTGATGGATAAAGACAGTCCCATCCCACAAATCTCCTTTGAAGCAGACAAGAATGGAG GTAGTGCAGAACCAGCATATGCAGACTCGGCTGAGGAGCTCCCCATCGGATCAATGAAAGTGCCTATCCTCATTTTCCCCAAGCCTGGGGGAGTTCCACCTACTGGGATGGAGTGTCCCCCATTTCATGACATAAAAGGCTCTCATCGCATGTTGGGTTCACAGGCAGGTGGGAGAGCACGTTCGCTAGATGACTCCCCCAATGCCAAACAGCGCTTGGCCCTGAGGTTGATTGATAAGGAAGGGCAGAACTCAGATCCTGGCATGACCCAGTCCCTTAACCTCCTGAGTCCTCATAGCAAAGGCAGCACAGACTCAGGCTACTTTTCACCCTTTGACAGTGCCGAGCTGCAAATAGGCACTCCCAATACTAACGTCAAGACATATGAAGAGATTATGTTTGGTCGGACTTGGTACAACCGACCCAACTCCAGGTCGAGACAGTCAATCACGGTAAATTTAGTTGGGGCAGATCCCAATACCCTGGCAACCTTAAAGCAGGCAGGGACTCTTTCAGACATGGGGAAGATTGTGGAGGATCCTGTTTCCTTCACAAGAAACATTCCAATGTGTGGAGAAGCCAAGCAGTATCCAACTGGCCCCTGTCAAAGCAGTACAGGACTTTTGGAGCCACCATCAGATTCTGGGACACTTATAAGGAGTAACTCCATGCCAACTCCATCTCCTCCTAACCTCAGTGCCCCTCCGGGGATTCGAGGCAGTGTTTCCTTTGATAACATGGTGGCACCGGACGATGTGTTCTACCCACCAGGTCACCCCAGACTCAGACGACAGGGTGCATTCGAACAGTCGGGCAATGACGCCCACATTGGAGAGGCCGAGGGTTACGGACACATGGCCAAAAATTTTGTCTCATCTCTGGGTATGAAGATCAGTGAGCGTAGCCCGGGAGTCCCAGAGAACATTGCTTACAGCCCATATGGTACGAAGGTCAGCATGTCAGAAATAGCTACGAGGAAAAGGCGGAAAGAGAAGAGTGTTGGGGATGATGAGGACAGTCCTGGGCACTGTGACAGTAGCTGCAGTGGCTCAGTTGAGATGATGGGGGACTATGAGTTTAAACAAGGTAGTTTTGATGGGTCAAGAGCCACACCAATAGGCAAAGGCTCTCTTCATAGTGCCCACAGCCAGTCTGACAGCTTTGATACATGTCCCAGCATGTGCTCTGAGGACATTGCGCTAGTTCCTGACTTGGAATGCAGGAAGGCAACTCGTGGTTCAGTTATCCAACATACTGGCATAGTGTCTCGTCCAAATTCCTTTGAGAAGTCAGAGTCATTTGACCAAACGGGTTACCAGTCAGCAGATAAGGTCCCATCCAGTCAATACTCAGAGCAGTCTGACAATGACATCTTTGAAGATGCTTTGAGTCCTGAATCTGCTCTTCTCAAGTCTGACAGCATGGATCAGCAAGCTTCCTGTGAGCTTGCTCCTCTTtcagcttcttcagctgcagcctCACCTGGCCAACCATATCCCAACTCACAGAGACTGGTACGACAACCTAACATCCAAGTCCCTGAGATCAGGGTGACAGAGGAGCCAGACAAGCCAGAGAAGGACACCGAAGTTCCTGCCTCCAAGGAGCCtgagaggcagcagcagcatgttgaGGAGTTCCAGCTGCCACAGAGGAGCGACACGCTGTCTCAGATGCCAACAGAGAAGCTGCCTCCCAAGAAGAAGAGGCTGCGCCTTGCAGACATGGAGCACTCGTCTGGGGAATCGAGCTTTGAGTCGACCTGCACCAGCCTTTCCCGAAGTCCCAGTCAAGAGAGTAACTTGTCCCACTCGTCCTCTCTCTCCATGTCCTTCGACAGAGATGAGGGTCCCAAGTCTGTCTCACCAACTAAACAG GATGATTCTATGACCTCTGGTGGAGCAAAGCAGTCAGAGTTTCTGACCGTCCCGGGTAGTGGCTATTCCAGCCACCATCAGCAGAGGGAGATGAGGAGATCTTCATCTGAGCAGGCGCCGTGCACGTTGCCCACAGAGTTACCGGAAATGCGCAGCAAATCTTTTGATTATGGAAACTTGCCTTCCTCAAGGCAAGGCGAGATGTACACCAGCGTATCGGCAATGAAGGAACGGAGACGCGGATATCTGGTTCGACAG GCTTCGCTGAGTGTTTATCCAGAAACAGTCCTCCAGGAAGCAGTCGCACCTGAAATTTCAATCAAGCAGGAGAATCTGGAGCATGGCATATGGGCCAGCCCAACAGGTTCTCCACACAGCAGCATCGATCTGCCCAGCAGAACCAAGAGGCCTGCCAGCAGTACCGGAG GGTTAGGATCCCACCAGCAGTTCCACCAGCACAGCCTCCAGCAGAGCATCAGTGAGGACAGCCTGCAAGATGAACCCATCTATGGAAG GTCGCAGCAGCATCGCCTCCAGGCCCAGAGCTCCTCATCTGAAGGAGAACATCCAGGCCTGGAGGCGATGAGTAAGGATTTACCCCACCAGTACCAGAACGCCGCCCCGCTGATCTCCATCTCCCAGCCGGGTCTGTTCTGGAGCCAGGAGTCCGAACAGAGGCAACAGCAGACCCTCCAGGCTCAACAGCAACTCCTGAAGCTGCACATCCGATCCCAGGGCAGCCTGGCCGGACATCCGCAGACGTACGACGGAAAACAGGACGGCTCACAGATTTACTCCTCCTCCATCTCCGGCCGgacccagcagcagcagagcctgGGCCCGCTCTCCTCCAAACACTCCCTGCCTGGCTCCACCGCCGCCCTGCTGCTGCCTCAGGTCCAGCCCGTGTTTGCCACGCAGAACCCTGGATCCCAGGCCTCACTGCCCGGATTATTGGTTCCTGTCAGGATCCAAACCAACGTGCCATCGTTTGGCAATGCTATGTACACCAGCGTTAGCCAGCTGATGGCTTCTTACGGTTGCGGAGTGCAGGCTTTGGACTCGGACGGCAGCGGGACCCCCAATATGTCTCCTCCGCTTGTGAACATTGGAAAGCCAGCGGGCGGAGTGGGAGGAGGGATGAGCGGAGCCGGATTCAACCTGTCCCTCCTCCTGGGGCAGGTTGACGTTGCCGGGTTGCGGTTTCCACCGCCGGAGCAACAGGTGAACACAGGCATCCCGCTGTCGCTAACATCAGGAACCATATCCACTACCGACGCCTCGGCATCCAACATGGTGGCCAGCAAACGCATGCTTTCTCCGACCAGCTCCCTGGAGCGCTTCTTTGAGACGAAGCAGCAGAAACGGGTGAAGGAGGAACGGATGTACGGCCAGATAGTCAAAGAGATGGGAGCCGTGGAGCTGAGCGGAGCCGAGCACACTTCCAAGAAACAAGGAAGAGGTTTGAAGACTGAAGAGTCCGTCGACGATTCTGAACGGATGTCTTCTTCTCCTCCAATCAGCGACTTCCCCGTCGCAGCCAAGATCGCCATTCCAGTCCGATCTCCAGCTCCTCACCTGTCCGACGTGCCGCGTGTGGAGAGCTTCACTCCGCCTCTCCAGATCATCACGGATCGCTCCCCGGCTCCAGGTGGGCGGGActccccggaggagctggacgTGGACGAAGCGCCGCCGCGGTGCGGCTCTAGCCCGGAGCCCATGCTCTCCTCTAACGACGCCGAAGACGCCAAGAAGCAACCCACAACGCCGAAGCTCTTTGTAGAGGCCGGAGCCCAGCAGCTGTTCCAGTTCCCCAGCCTGCGCACCATGAGCCGCGTTAGCTGGTGCTTCCGGAGCTACACCAAACCCAACAGCACCCCGGCCACCGCCCACAGCTCCGTCTACAGCTCATGGTGCGTCAGCTCGTACAACCCGAACCCACTGCACCTCAGCACCAAGGCCGCGCTGGCTCTGCTCCGGTCCAAGCAGAGGACCAACACCGACCTGATGTACACCGTAGCCGCCATAGCGCCATCCAGCTCTGGGAAGCTGGTGTCGTCCGTGGCCTGGAAGCTGAGGTTTGATCAG ctgaagccGGAGCTGATGCCGGTGGACGTCAGCCATTTTGGGAGGAAGATGAAGGGCGTGGCGTCATGGGACCGCTCAAAGGAAGAGCAGGTGGAGAAGGAAGTCTCCATCAAGCAGCCAGCTGCCGAACCAACCCGCATCAAGATCTTCGAGGGCGG GTATAAATCCAACGAGGACTACGTGTACGTGCGCGGCCGCGGCCGGGGGAAGTACATCTGCGAGGAATGCGGCATCCGCTGCAAGAAGCCCAGCATGCTGAAGAAACACATCCGGACGCACACCGACGTCCGGCCGTACGTCTGCAAGTTCTGCAACTTCGCCTTCAAAACCAAAG gAAATCTGACGAAGCACATGAAGTCCAAGGCTCATATGAAGAAGTGTTTGGAGTTGGGAGTCTCCATGTCGTCGGTGGAAGACGGCGAGGCCGACGACGGAG AACTTGGAGAGGAAGGTCAGAGGTCGTCAGAGAAAGTCTCCAGAGGCGTGGTGGCCGACCATCAGTTCTCCGATGCCGACGAGTCGGACGGCGGCGAGGACGACGGCGACGAGGTGGACGACGAAGACGACGACGAGGACGACTACGACGGCGACTCCACGCCGAAGACGCGTTCGCGCTCCACCAGCCCGCAGCCGTACGCCCTGCCGGCGATGTCCATCACAGCCGTGGCCGCTGCCCACGGCGCCCCTCAGCTTCCCCACCAGGGGGCGCCGGACCTCCTGGGCCACTCCAGCAGGCCGCCTCTGTTCGGGTACTTCACCACCGTGCCGAGCATCCAGATCACGCCGCAGGCTCCGCCCCCGGAGCGCGCCCCGGCGGAGCATCATCGAGGTGCGGAGCGGAGCCGACTGCTGGCTCCGCCCTCCTCCTCCATGGACGAAGACCTCCCCGTCCCCTCTCCGGACTTCTCCTCGCCCTCCTCCCGCCTCTCCTCGCCCGGCCTGGACCTCTCCGGCTGCCCGTCCCCCGGCTCCCCGTCCTCGTCCCCCTCCACCTGCCATTACCTGTCCCCTCGGCGGGACATCTCCCCGCTGCGCCACGTCTCCCCCAAGAGGGACCTGGGGGTGGGAGGATACCGCCGGGACCTGTCCCCGCGGCGGGGCCACCTCTCGGTGCTCTCCCCTCTCTCACGGCCAACGTCTCCAGGAGGAAGGGACTACAAGAGAGACCTTTCACCGCGAGGGCGCCACCGGGGCATGATCCGGCCGCTGTCCCCCCGCCGAGGCCTCTACCATCAAAG TCCTCACAGCGGGGCCCGGAGCCCGAGGGCCAATCATCAGATGGGGGTGGCGGCTCAGGGAGATTTCCCTCTGGGGCGGCGCAGCACCACTGCAGAGATGGAAAAG GATCTCCGTCCCGGTTCTTCGTCACCATCTGAACGGGACCACGGTTCTGCCCGGTGCTTCCAGTCCGGCCCGCCTCACCAGGTTCTGTTCAGCCATCTTCCAACCCACTCACAACTCCAG GTGCGTTCGCCGTTCCCGATGATTCCCATCGGAGGAATCCAGATGGTCCACTCCGTCCCGACGTCCGCCACCACGCTGCtgggccagcagggggcgccgccCGCCACCGAGAGGGGGCGGCGAGGAGGGGAGAGGCTGGAGGGGGGCGGAGTCAGAGACGAAGTAGGCGGAGTCAGGCTGGAGCAGGAAGAGAGCATCCACACCTGCACCAAGGCCATCGCCTCGCTCTGCCTCGACCCGCAGTGTGTGGAAGGAGGAAGAGCGGCTTCAGCTTCCTCAGCGTCGTGTCCTGACtcccatcagcagcagcagcagcgctgcTCCTCCCCGCATCCGCCCGCCATTCAGCACTTTAGCGGCCTTGAGCTCCggccttcctcctcttcctcgcccgctcctcttcctcccagcCCGGCGCCCGACTCCCGGGCGGCGACGGAAGAAAAGGAGGCGGAGAAGAAGGACGCGTCCTGA